CGCGGAAGTTCAGGTCGTTTCGGCCGGCCTGAAGGGCGCCGTCGATCCAGTATTCCTGCACGCCATCCGACGCCCCCGGCGTGTTCAGCTTGGCGTGAAACTCCATGCACCGCCAGACGCCGGCATTGGCGGTGTCGTAGAAGTGGCGATCCGCCCCGTCACGCTCGCCGAGCCAGGTGAAGTTGTTGAGGTTGTTGTACCCGCTGCACGCCGGTGTCGAGCCGCTCACGCAGGACACCGGGTCCAGGGACGTTCCGTTGCCTTGCGGATTCTGGTCCTGCCAGAAGTGCGCGACGAAGGTCTGCGACCGGTCCGAGCGGTAGAAACCGGAGCCGCGCGTGATCTTCTGCGGCTGCCCCGTCCAGCCCGCCTGGAGCTTCATGTAGAAGCGCCAGTACACGTCGGTGAAGTCGGTGGCGTTGCTGTAGTTCGACCCCGCCGGGTTCCTTCCGAAGTGGCGCCAGAGATAGCCGACGTCCACTGCTCCGGTGACGTAGTGGAAGCGGAGGGACTTCGAGCCGGCGTAACGGTCGGCGGAGGAGACGCCCATGGCCGGAAGCGGGCTGCTGTACGCCACGCCCGAATCGTCGTAGCTCGACAGGAGCGCGCTGTCGTTGGCGTACTCGAAATCGTCGCACCAGATCCAGTCGGGATGCGCCGTCTGCCAGTTCGCGCATTCGAGGCTCGGCGAAGCCGAAGTGCAGGCCGACGTCACGAACGCGCAGCCCGAGGAGCAGGTCAGGGTCCCGCCCTCGAAGCCGAGCCCCTGGCAGGACTGGCCACCGAGAGCCGAGCCGTCGCAATGCTCGCCGCAGGCCGATTGGATCTGGCCGTCCCCGCAGCCGCCCGAGACGCACGACGCGGTCACGAGGCCGGTGCAGGTGCTGTTGCACTGCAGCGTGCCGCAGTAGAAGCCCTGAGAGGAGCAGGTCGCCCCGCCCAGATCGCTACCGTCGCAGACCTCGCTCCCCTCCTTGACGCCGTTGCCGCAAACCGGGGTCGGGGCGGTCGCCCCGCAGGTGTGCCCGACACAGCCCGTGTAGTTGGGACACGTGGTGCAACCGTAGGCTCCCACCTCGCCGCCGGTGCTGGAAGCGGTCTTGCAAGGTGTACCTGCCGCGATGTGATAGTCACCGGGCCATGTGTTGCTGACGAATGAACACGCAGCGGTCTGCGAACCCGCCTCCCCGCCTCCGACCTGTGCAGCCCAACTAGCGAGTGAGGTGAAACTCGTGCCGCCACCCTGGAAGTGTGCGCCTGCGGGGTAGATGTTGTGGTTGAGATTGTAAGCAGCGCGATTTCCCCAACTAGGTGACATGCAAATGGCAAACGCGACGGCACTATCCGACGTACAATCACTGACATTGGGACACGTCATGGAGCCGACGGTGATGTTGTTGTAAGCAGTTACTGACAGTTGAGGATTGCCGTTGGTGCACCTGGTGTCAAACACCTCGTTTCGTGTGCCGACGAACGTGTTGTTGTACGCAAAGCCATCGGGCATATCCCCCGACCATTGTATCGTAGGACGGATCGTGCCCCCGCCACCGCCGCTGCCACCACAGCTGAAGCCAGGCCCCTCATGCAAGACGTTGCCGTAGACTTGCGTGCCGGTGGGAGCAAGCGAGTCTCGCTGAAAGTGAACACTGATGCCACCTTCGATGTCGTTGTACCGAATGTGGCTGTTCCTGGGCGATTCTTTGAAATAGATGGCAGCATCGGGTGTGACGCCACTGCCACGCCGAAAAGTGTTGTACTCGACAATGTGGCTCGTATCGCGGTAGGTCCTGTAGAAAACTTCGAAGCTGCTGGACGGCCCCAGCACCAGATCGTGGAAGTAGTTGTGATGGATCCAAGCGTTGGTGGCCCCGAGAACGTAGAGCGTGCCGAAGTTGCCGTCGTTGATCATCCCGGTCGTGAACTCGCAATATCGAATCTCGACGTCGTGAATCGTGCCACGCCCTTCCGCGTAAACGTAGGTCACGCCATCCACCCTGAGCCCGTCCAGCACCACATACGCGGTGCTGCCGTGCATGTAGACGGCTGGCACCTCCTCGGTGCTGTAGCTGCAATCCGCGTGGTGACACAAACGGGGCTTGTTGTTGCGATCGGCACCCTCGATGATCAACGGGGCGCTCGAGGTGCAGTTCTTGCCTGCAACGTTGAAGGCGCCGTTTTCGAAGTTACTGGCATGGGATGCTGCTGGGTTCGAGTAGATTCCGTTGAAGGAACCGTGCGCGCCCTTGATCACAACGGTGTCGCCGCAGGCTGCGGAGTTGAGGATGGCATTGAGCTCCGTGCCTGCTTTCTTGGCACCGGGCTGGCCGGCAGCAGAAGCACACTGGTCCGCGAGGCCGTTGCCGCTGTACTGACAACCGCCGTCCACGTAGTAGGTGGCGGCCTGCGTCTCGCAGAGACCCCCGACGAGCCCCCCGACGAGGGTGAGCAGCGCGACCGGGAGAATCGAGCCGAGGATCCGTGCCGTGTCCTGCATGGGTCGCCTCGCACTTGGGGAGACACAGAGATCAGGGAGATCTTCGGGACGCAAGACCTGCGCCAGGAGAAGCGGAAATTGTGCGCGCTCTCTCCGTTGGGTCGTAAAACGAGCCGCAGAGACTCGTACCTCCGGCGCCTTACGATTTCGTAGTCTCGATTTCGCGACGGTTCGTCCGGCGGATTTCCGCAGGCGCTCTTCCTTGGCCTTGGCGCCACGACGGGAAGCGAGGGCCGCCGCTCCGGCCCGCCCCGAGCGTTCCCGAGGCGAGCCAGCGAAGCTCGATGCCTTCGCGAGCACTTCCCTCGGGACGGCACTGCTCCCCGCCCACACGGAGCATCCTGCATCCCGCACCCGAAATGGGCCGGTCTGCCACCGCGAAGACAATCGGCCCGGCCGCAGTACGCACCTCACCCAAGCGCCCGACTCAGACCGCGCGCCGCGGTCGAGGATCGTGGCGCGCGAAGAATGCGCGAGACGATGACTTGCGCCTGACGCACGTGGGCGGCTACCCTAGTCCCTCTTCTTGTTGGAGCCGCCGGCACATTCTTACTCCAGAACGCCTGGCCCGTCGAGCAGAAACGACCACGAGGTGGAGCGTGCCTACTTGCCGGTCTCGTTTCGCGACGCTCACCGGAGCCTGCCGGAGCCGATCGGAGGACCGCACGGTAGCGGAGGCCCGCCCCGCGCCTTCGTTCCGTGCGTACGGGATCCGACCTTGCTCCGGCGATCGAAGCCGAGGGAGCCTGAAGGCGCCCCACGGCAGCCCTTCGCCGGGTCGAGGGGCAGGTCGACGGTGAAGGTCGTTCTCGTCTTCGGAACGCGGCCCGAAGCGATCAAGATGGCTCCCGTCATCCGGGTCCTCGCGGAGCATCCCCAGATCTTCGATTGGCGAATCTGCGTGACGGCGCAACACCGCGAACTGCTGGACCAGGTGCTCGCGATCTTCGGCATCACGTCCCATCACGATCTCAACATCATGACGCCGGACCAGGACCTGTACGACATCTCGAGCCGCACCCTGAGCGGCCTCCGGGACTATCTCGCGGAGGAGAAGCCGGACTGCGTCTTGGTGCACGGGGATACCACGACGACGTTCGCTGCAGCTCTCGCAGCGTTCTACCAGAAGGTGCCGGTCGGACATGTCGAGGCGGGGCTCCGCACGAACAACCGATACAGCCCGTACCCCGAGGAGATGAACCGCAGGCTCACGAGCGCAATCGCCAGCCTTCACTTCGCTCCGACATCTCAGAGCTGCGCCAACCTGCTCAGGGAGAACGTCGAACGGAACGACATCTACGTCACGGGAAACACCGCCATCGACGCTCTTCACCTCGCGCTCTCGCAGCCGCATCTCGCCAGCCTGCCCCATCTGTTCCCGCAGGGTCGACGTGGCCTCCTCGTCACCGCGCACCGGAGGGAGAATTTCGGGCCGGGCATCCGCGGCATCTGCGGAGCCCTGCGATCCATCGCGACGAGACGATCCGACGTCCACATCGTCTATCCCGTGCACCCGAATCCGAACATCAGGGTCCCCGTGCGCGAGCTTCTGGCCGACCTGGCGAACGTCACGCTCCTGGAGCCGCTCGAGTACGACGTCTTCGTGCGGCTCATGGCGGACTCGTATCTCGTGCTCACGGATTCGGGCGGCGTGCAGGAGGAGGCGCCCAGCCTGGGGAAGCCCGTCCTCGTGCTCCGGGAGTGCACCGAACGGCCGGAAGCCGTCGCGGCGGGAACGGCCCTGCTCGCCGGGAACTCCGAGCGGGATATCGTTGCGCTCACGGAGCGGCTGCTGGACGACAGCGAGCTGTACGAGTCGATGGCCCGCGCGATCAACCCTTACGGCGACGGGCGGGCAGCCATCAGAATCGCGTCCTTCCTGGCTCGCCGGAGCGGGCTCGGCGCGACGCTCGCGAGCGACATCGGAGAATTCGGGACGTCGCCCCACGCTCGCTGATCCGACCGCCGGACGGAGACGGAATCCGGCTCCCCCCGGACGACGGGCGCTATCGGCTGGACAGCGGCGATCGCGTGAACCTCTGGACGGCTGCGAGGGCGGTCTCCATGTCACGGCCCCAGTTGTAACGGCGTTCCACCGCAGAACGGCCGTTCGCGCCGAGCCTCCGGCGCAGCTCGGGATCCAGCAGGGCTCGGATCTGGTTCGCGATTCCTGCGATGTCACCGTCCCGGAATACCCGCCCACAGTCCTCGGCGGTCACGATCCGCTCGAGCGGCGTCGCGTTCGAGACCAGAACCGGTTTGGCGCATGCCATGCAATCGAACAATTTGTTCGGGATCGTCGTGTCGGTGTGTTCCGTCTTCAGATGAGAGATGACCCCGACGTGACAGCGTGCGAAGATGGCGGGCACACGGGCGAATTCGATCCGCCCATGGAAGAAGACACGACCGGCCAGCTTCATCTTCGCGGCCAGCTCGCGCAAGCGGGGGAGGTAGTCTCCATCCCCGACGACGTGCAGCCTCGGCATCGGGTCGTCCTCCCGGAGCTCGGCCATGGCGGCCACGACCTGATGGAGACCTCGCCGGCGCGTGACGTTCCCGACGTAGAGCAGGTCCACGTGATGGGGCGAGAGGGGCGGAAACGTATCCGGAGGCATCGATCCTCCTGACGCGTCGAACGACATCAGCTCCGGGGTGTTGGAGACGACGGCCACGCGCTCGGGCGGGACGCCCAGCGCGAGGAGATGTTCCCGCATCTCCTCCACGACGACGAAGAACCCATGGGCCCGCCGCGCGACGGATCTCTCCATCCTCCGGGCCAGGTACGGGTTCTTCAGAATCCACGACCGCAAGGGGATCGGGTCGCTCGCGCAGACCTCCCGCCACAACGCGGGGTGGTTCTCGGCCATGTCCACGATCACCGCGATCCCGGCAGAGTTCGCGAGACGGATGGCGAGTGGCGCCAGCGGAAGATCCCGGACGACGACCAGTTCCGGCCGGGCGTCCCGGATGCAGCGTCGGACCGCAGCGGCCCACATCGGATTGAAAAACGCGGGGGTCGAGATGAGGCTCGCGAGTGCTCTGGGGAGAACCGGTGCCGGCACCCGTTTGCAGAGGATGTTGCCGACGCGCTCGTTCGCGGGCCGGAGCGCGCGGTTCCGGCAAACGAGGTGCGTCGTGTGACCGGCGTTCTGAAAGCCGACGAGCAGCTTTTCGACGCGGATGTCCCAAGGATAATCCTCCGCATAGACCGCGACGATGTTCATCGCGCCGGCACCTCCATCAAGCCCGATTCCGCTCGAGCGAGCGGGAACGCGTGTCGATCGGTCCTCCTGGAACCGTGCCAGCGCCGTGCGTCAGCGCGAGCCCCCCGGTACGCCTGCCACGGCGTCCTCGTAGCATCTGAGCGTACCCTCCACCATCGAATCGAGACGGAAGGCGGTCGCGATTCTCGAGCGGGCGGCGGTGCCCATGGTCTCGCGTCCTTCCGGCGATCGGAAGAACGATCGAACGGCGCGGACGAGCGCCTCCACGCTGGACGGCGCCACGAGGAGACCGGAGACCCCGTCTTCGATCACTTCCTTCAGCCCGCCGACGTTCGTGGCGATCGCCGGAAGCCCGCGCGCCATCCCCTCGAGGAGCGCGTAGGGCACGCCCTCGTGGAGGGACGTGAACAGGAGGGCGTCCGCAGCCGCGTACAACGCTTCCAGGTCGCCGAGAAACCCCGTGAGGCGCACCGTGGACGCCAGCCCCTGGTCCGCCACCGCTCTCTCGAGGCGTGCTCGCAGGCGGCCTTCGCCCGCGATCAGGATGCGCAAAGTCGGCATCTCCCGCTGGAGGCGGGATGCGACACCGACGACCAGCTCCGGGTTCTTCACGTCGGTCAGCCGGCCGATCCACGCGAGAACGCGGCTGTCCTCCGGGATCGCCAGCGAGCGACGCGCCTGCTCGCGACTCGTCGGGGAGAGCTCCGGCAGACGCACGCCGTTGCGAATCAGGACGCATCGTTCCCGCGGATAGCGAGATCCGAAGTGCTTCAGCACGTCGCCGGACACGCAGATGACCCGAGAGACAGAACGCCGCGTGACGATCTCGTCCAGAATGGCATAGAGGGCGCGTTTCCAGCCGCGAAACCCGCCGTGCATCTCGGGGAGCCCGTGTTCCGTCTTCACGACCGCAAAGCGTCTCGCCCGCAAAGGGCGCGCCGCGAGGATCGTCGCCTTGTAACCGTGCAGGTGGAAGACGTCCGCGCCGTCGCCGGACAGCCTCCGGATCCAGGACGGATACGAGTAGACGGTGGGAGAGGGGAGATGCTCCACCGTCGCGCCAGCCTCCTCGAGGGCGTCGTAGAGCCGGCCCCTGGAGAGCAGGCAGACGCGTAGCCGGACGCCCGTCGCCGGCAGCCACCGGGCGAAGTCGAAGATCTGTGTTTCGGCGCCTCCCCACAGATCCCCGCTGGCCAGCACGGTAATGGACAGCGCGCGTCGGATGGGAGCGGCTGGGGCGAGATGACCGTCGGGGAGCACGACGTTCGTCTTGTACCAGATGCACGAGGCTTCCGTCAATCGCTCGTATCGTGCTCGATGCACGACATGGTGGCGAGGGCCGACGCGGCCTGCTCCGGGCCGCGCCGGCCGCCGCGGTCGGTGGGTCGGGGCGGGTTCAGGCTCCGACGTCCCTTGACGCGCGCTCGAACGACTCGCGCACGCGGATCAGTCCTCGCGATCCGAGTCCCGGATGGCAGGGAAGGGTCAGCAGCGTGTCCGCGAGCGCGTTTGCCCCGGGGATCGGCTCGTCGGGGTTGGCGAGATGCTCGCGAAGCGCCGGGATGTCGGCCAGTGTGCCCGGATACATCGCGCTGGCCCCGACGCCCAAACGGCGCAGGCGCGCGATCACCTCGTCTCGAGCCGGTCGGGACGGGGCCAGTGCAGGAAGTCGCAAGGGTCCCGGCATTCGTGCGGCTGCGGGGAGCCGCCAGCGCCGGCTCGACTCGACGGCTTGCGCCAGAGCCGACGCGTTTCGCGTCCGGGTCTCGGTCAGCGCCTCGAGCTCCGCGAGGACGCTGCGGCCGAGGCGATCCTGCCATGCGCGGAACGGGGCATCGGCCGGGAATTCCGGATCGTAGGCGGTGCTCCCGATTTCCAGAAACGGGAGGGGCTCGAGCAGCCCGAACAGCGCGGGGATTTGGAGGACCGACGTCGCCGCAAGCGACAGGGCTCCGCTCCAGCCGCCTCCCCGCACCGCGGATGCCGGCGCCCCGTCGCCGCCGAACCGGACGAGCGCTCCGCCACCCCCCAGCGGGAGCGGCTTGCCGCGACCGAAGGAGAGCACCACCGCGGAAACCTCACGGGAGCTCCGGTCCGGCCAGGCCTGGGCCGCGTCCTCGATCACCCGCACTCTGGGGTCGTGCTTCCTGAAGTAGTCGACGAGCCACGTCAAGTCGCTTGTCCGTGCGAAGAGATGGGCGCCGATCGCGGCGGACATGCGTCCCGTGGGCTGAGCCAGAAGCGACGAGCGTTCGTAGTCCAGGGTCATGGGGTCCACGTCGGCCAGACGAACCCGGAGGCCGCAACGCACGACTGCGGCCGGGACGGACCAGCACGTGTACGCGGGAACGACGACCTCGTCTCGACCTTCGTTCGCCAGGGACCGCAACGCGGCGGCGACGGCGGCGCGGCCGCTTCCGAAAAGGGTTGCGCCGCGAGCGCCGATCCGACTCGCGAGCATCTCCGCGAAGCCGGCCTCGCCTGCCGCGCTGCGTCGGAGCGCGGCGAGGAAGATCCGCGTCACCCCGAAGGGAACGGCGACCGGCGGGACCAACCTCATCAGTAGGGGATCCTCGCGGCGAGAAACGGTCCGAGGCGGGAGGTCAGGCTCCGCGGCAGCCTCCTCCACACCGCTGCGGCGACGGAGCGCCGCTCATCGCCCTTCTCGACGGAACGGCCGCTCCGGCCGCGCGCGAACACGTTCCAGACGAGGGCCGATTCCGACGCGCCCCACTGGAGCTTGAATCGCGCGTTGCCGGTCCCGGGAGTGGAGCGACCGAAGTCGAAGACGCGGGCTCCACGCGCGACGGCGAACTCGAGCGCGGTCCAGTACACGAGCATGTTGACGCCGAACCGGTCGTGCTCCCGCAGGGAGGCTGCCCACGGGATCTCCACGCGCTCCCCGCTTCTCAGCAGTGCCCCCGCTGCGACGGGCTGTCCGTTCTTCTCGACGATCGAGTACGACACGTCGTCGCCGAACACGGCCCCCAGACGCTCGAAGAAGGCTCGGGGCAGCACCGGCGAGCCCAGCTCGTGCCATTTCCGGACGAGGAGGGGGTAGAAGAGCCCGTACCCTCCCGGACCGTCCACCCGCGCGGCGTACCCCTCTTTGAGCGGCCTCTTGATCTGGGCACGAAGTTTCGCACCGAGGCCCCGCTGCAGCACCTCCGTGCCGCCGTCGAGCGCCAGTGCGTAGCTGCACTTGCCCCGCCAAGCGTCGATGGGAAGATCGCCTCCCTCCCTCCCGCGCAGCTCGAGACGGTCGGCTCCCAGCCTGCGCGCCTGCTCCATCGCTTCCTCCGCGAGGCCGGCACGCGCTTCGGGGTCCGACGCGAGGACCCCCGCATAGTTGAGGTAGGGGACCGATGTCACGAACCTGCCGAGGAAGCTCTTCTGGACGACGAGGGGCAGAATGCCCACCCAGCGCTCCCCGCGTTTCGCCACGAGGCGCAAGGGTCCGTGCCCGAACACGTCGCCGAGCAGGTCGAGGTATTCCCAGCGATGTCCGATCTCCGCGTCCGGGAAGCGGCTGACGAAATCCCTCCACGGCACGGCGTCCTCGCCCGCGATCACGATGTGGACCCCGCCGCGTGGCGGGAGATCTTCCCGAAATGCTCGGCCGGAGTTCATCTCACGCTCCATGATAATGGATCGCGCGGCAGGGCGGCCGATGGGCCCGCTAGACGGCTTCCGGGTCGGACGGCACCGGAGCTCGAGTACGGTCGCGGGAACCAGGCTCCGCGATTCCCGGGCGGAGGATCTCCGTTTCTTCCACCGAAGAGTTGCACCGGCTAGCCGCCGGAGTGGTTTTCTCGCCGGATCCTTACGGGTATCGAACTTGTAACCCGATTCGTACGAGCAAGATAACCCATTTGGGCGTATGATGATGCCGAATCCAAACTGGCACCCGGACGGATCACGGTAGCCGGAGGTTCGCGATGCTGAGGGGGCGTTGGGGGGGGATACTATTTTTGACCGTGCTTCTCGTCCCGCCGGCCTGGGCGGCGCGACGTGCCGACGCCGTGCTCCTGGTCAACTCCCAGAGTGCGAGCTACGCGGACGCGCAGCACTTCATTCGGCCGTACCTCGACAATTTCGGCGTGCCGTACACGGTCCTCGACGTGGCCACCACGCCCGTAGGGCCCGGGATCGGCGACTACGCCCTGATCATCATCGGCCACCGGCAGCTCGACGTCTCGCACTCGTACCTGAGCTCGGCGGAGGAGTCGTACATCTCGAGCGCCGTCGCCAACGGCACGGGCCTCGTCAACTTCGACAACGATCTCTCGCCGAACGGGCGCACGCCCCGGTAC
This is a stretch of genomic DNA from Terriglobia bacterium. It encodes these proteins:
- a CDS encoding right-handed parallel beta-helix repeat-containing protein, which produces MQDTARILGSILPVALLTLVGGLVGGLCETQAATYYVDGGCQYSGNGLADQCASAAGQPGAKKAGTELNAILNSAACGDTVVIKGAHGSFNGIYSNPAASHASNFENGAFNVAGKNCTSSAPLIIEGADRNNKPRLCHHADCSYSTEEVPAVYMHGSTAYVVLDGLRVDGVTYVYAEGRGTIHDVEIRYCEFTTGMINDGNFGTLYVLGATNAWIHHNYFHDLVLGPSSSFEVFYRTYRDTSHIVEYNTFRRGSGVTPDAAIYFKESPRNSHIRYNDIEGGISVHFQRDSLAPTGTQVYGNVLHEGPGFSCGGSGGGGGTIRPTIQWSGDMPDGFAYNNTFVGTRNEVFDTRCTNGNPQLSVTAYNNITVGSMTCPNVSDCTSDSAVAFAICMSPSWGNRAAYNLNHNIYPAGAHFQGGGTSFTSLASWAAQVGGGEAGSQTAACSFVSNTWPGDYHIAAGTPCKTASSTGGEVGAYGCTTCPNYTGCVGHTCGATAPTPVCGNGVKEGSEVCDGSDLGGATCSSQGFYCGTLQCNSTCTGLVTASCVSGGCGDGQIQSACGEHCDGSALGGQSCQGLGFEGGTLTCSSGCAFVTSACTSASPSLECANWQTAHPDWIWCDDFEYANDSALLSSYDDSGVAYSSPLPAMGVSSADRYAGSKSLRFHYVTGAVDVGYLWRHFGRNPAGSNYSNATDFTDVYWRFYMKLQAGWTGQPQKITRGSGFYRSDRSQTFVAHFWQDQNPQGNGTSLDPVSCVSGSTPACSGYNNLNNFTWLGERDGADRHFYDTANAGVWRCMEFHAKLNTPGASDGVQEYWIDGALQAGRNDLNFRGSYAGYGINAVQIEAYWNSGAAATEDKYYDNFVISRQRIGCSSAPMDTTPPADVQNVTRTDKK
- the wecB gene encoding UDP-N-acetylglucosamine 2-epimerase (non-hydrolyzing); amino-acid sequence: MAPVIRVLAEHPQIFDWRICVTAQHRELLDQVLAIFGITSHHDLNIMTPDQDLYDISSRTLSGLRDYLAEEKPDCVLVHGDTTTTFAAALAAFYQKVPVGHVEAGLRTNNRYSPYPEEMNRRLTSAIASLHFAPTSQSCANLLRENVERNDIYVTGNTAIDALHLALSQPHLASLPHLFPQGRRGLLVTAHRRENFGPGIRGICGALRSIATRRSDVHIVYPVHPNPNIRVPVRELLADLANVTLLEPLEYDVFVRLMADSYLVLTDSGGVQEEAPSLGKPVLVLRECTERPEAVAAGTALLAGNSERDIVALTERLLDDSELYESMARAINPYGDGRAAIRIASFLARRSGLGATLASDIGEFGTSPHAR
- a CDS encoding glycosyltransferase family 4 protein; translated protein: MNIVAVYAEDYPWDIRVEKLLVGFQNAGHTTHLVCRNRALRPANERVGNILCKRVPAPVLPRALASLISTPAFFNPMWAAAVRRCIRDARPELVVVRDLPLAPLAIRLANSAGIAVIVDMAENHPALWREVCASDPIPLRSWILKNPYLARRMERSVARRAHGFFVVVEEMREHLLALGVPPERVAVVSNTPELMSFDASGGSMPPDTFPPLSPHHVDLLYVGNVTRRRGLHQVVAAMAELREDDPMPRLHVVGDGDYLPRLRELAAKMKLAGRVFFHGRIEFARVPAIFARCHVGVISHLKTEHTDTTIPNKLFDCMACAKPVLVSNATPLERIVTAEDCGRVFRDGDIAGIANQIRALLDPELRRRLGANGRSAVERRYNWGRDMETALAAVQRFTRSPLSSR
- a CDS encoding glycosyltransferase family 4 protein, which produces MTEASCIWYKTNVVLPDGHLAPAAPIRRALSITVLASGDLWGGAETQIFDFARWLPATGVRLRVCLLSRGRLYDALEEAGATVEHLPSPTVYSYPSWIRRLSGDGADVFHLHGYKATILAARPLRARRFAVVKTEHGLPEMHGGFRGWKRALYAILDEIVTRRSVSRVICVSGDVLKHFGSRYPRERCVLIRNGVRLPELSPTSREQARRSLAIPEDSRVLAWIGRLTDVKNPELVVGVASRLQREMPTLRILIAGEGRLRARLERAVADQGLASTVRLTGFLGDLEALYAAADALLFTSLHEGVPYALLEGMARGLPAIATNVGGLKEVIEDGVSGLLVAPSSVEALVRAVRSFFRSPEGRETMGTAARSRIATAFRLDSMVEGTLRCYEDAVAGVPGGSR
- a CDS encoding DegT/DnrJ/EryC1/StrS family aminotransferase, which encodes MRLVPPVAVPFGVTRIFLAALRRSAAGEAGFAEMLASRIGARGATLFGSGRAAVAAALRSLANEGRDEVVVPAYTCWSVPAAVVRCGLRVRLADVDPMTLDYERSSLLAQPTGRMSAAIGAHLFARTSDLTWLVDYFRKHDPRVRVIEDAAQAWPDRSSREVSAVVLSFGRGKPLPLGGGGALVRFGGDGAPASAVRGGGWSGALSLAATSVLQIPALFGLLEPLPFLEIGSTAYDPEFPADAPFRAWQDRLGRSVLAELEALTETRTRNASALAQAVESSRRWRLPAAARMPGPLRLPALAPSRPARDEVIARLRRLGVGASAMYPGTLADIPALREHLANPDEPIPGANALADTLLTLPCHPGLGSRGLIRVRESFERASRDVGA
- a CDS encoding GNAT family N-acetyltransferase — protein: MNSGRAFREDLPPRGGVHIVIAGEDAVPWRDFVSRFPDAEIGHRWEYLDLLGDVFGHGPLRLVAKRGERWVGILPLVVQKSFLGRFVTSVPYLNYAGVLASDPEARAGLAEEAMEQARRLGADRLELRGREGGDLPIDAWRGKCSYALALDGGTEVLQRGLGAKLRAQIKRPLKEGYAARVDGPGGYGLFYPLLVRKWHELGSPVLPRAFFERLGAVFGDDVSYSIVEKNGQPVAAGALLRSGERVEIPWAASLREHDRFGVNMLVYWTALEFAVARGARVFDFGRSTPGTGNARFKLQWGASESALVWNVFARGRSGRSVEKGDERRSVAAAVWRRLPRSLTSRLGPFLAARIPY